TTAAGGCGCCTTTGCTGCCTTAGGCCGCCGCAGGCCGGTGAGCGGACCGCCCCTTTGGGAACCTTTCCTTCCCAAATGGGGGTCCGGCACAGCCGGACCATTCGACTTAGGGCGCCTTTGCTACCTTAGGCTGCCGCAAGCTGGTGAGCGGCCCGCCGCTTTGGGAACCTTTCCTGCCTAATTGGGGATCCGGCACCGCCGGACCATTCGACTTAGGGCGCCTTTGCTGCCTTAGGCCGCCGCAAGCTGGTGAGCGGCCCGCCGCTTTGGGAACCTTTCCTGCCTAATTGGGGGTCCGGCACAGCCGGACCATCCGACTTAAGGCGCCTTTGCTGCCTTAGGCCGCCGCAACTGGCATACCTCAGGCGCACCTCAAACCGCCGCAAGCCCACGGCAACTCACACGCGATAGACCCTGCCTTCGGAAGCCTTTTCGAGCCGATTCATCACCGCCAGCCCGAGACCTTCCGGCGGAACGCCTGCCACCGCAATGGACTTCGCGCCGCACCGGTCAAACGCCCGCAACAGCCTGTACAAATTGCGGCTGAGCGACTCGACGTAAGACTCGCCGGGATCTGGCCACCAATCGACTGGGCGCGTACGCCCGTCCGCCAGTTCGCCTTCTACGCCAGCCCCAGTTCCGGCTCGTTCCCGCGGCTCGCGCTCGGCGCCACGTCCGCCGGCTGCCTGGCCCGCCGGCTCGGTGTCCGTCAGTGCGAGTCGAACAGCTTCCGGACGCACGCGGTTCGGCGCGATGATGGCGACCGGTGCGCGGCCGGGATCGGCGGCGAAGGTGCGGATCACGTCTGTCACCCGCGCCTTCTCCCCTGTCCACACGGTGACCGCTGCGTTCGGCGCATAGTGGCGATATTTCATCCCGGGCGCCAGGGGCTGCCCCATGCCCCCCGACGGCCCGACGCCCCCCGACGGCCCGACGCCCCCCGACGGCCCGACGCCCCCCGGCCGCCCGGCGCTCGGCGCCCCGCCGTCCGCGTGGCGCAGCAGCAGGTGACGGTCCAGCGCCACCGGAATTCCCAGCACCTCCTCGAGCGCCTCCTTCGATACACCGCCTGGCCGATAAATCGTGGCCTGGTCTCGTCCGATGGCCACCACGGTCGACTCCACGCCGATTGGACAAGGCCCCCCGTCGATCACGCCGTCGATTCGCTCCGCCATGTCCTCCATGACGTCGCCGGCTGTCGTCGGACTCGGTTTCCCGGACTGGTTCGCACTCGGTGCCGCCACGGGACAGCCCGCGGCCTCCAGCAGCGCCAGCGCCAGCGGGTGGTCGGGCACGCGAACCCCCACCATCGTCAGGTTCGGGTGCACAGAAGGCGCCAACCGCGCATGAGCGGGCATCAGCAGGGTGAGGGGGCCCGGCCAGAATGCGGCCATCGCGCGGCGGACCGGCTCCGGTAACGCGGCCACGTTGGACACGACCCCGTCCAGCCACCTTATCCCCGGGACGTGGACGATTAACGGGTTGTCGGCCGGGCGCCCCTTGGCGGCGAACACCTTTCGCACCGCCCCTTCCAGCCACGCATTTGCGCCAAGCCCGTACACTGTCTCCGTCGGAAATGCAACAAGGCCGCCAGCGCGCAACACCGCCGCTGCGGCCCGAATCTCACTGGGCTGATTGTGCCAAATCTGCATCTCGCCACCCCATCTCTCTGCATGAACCTGCTCTGCATGAACCTGCAATGAACCTACAACACGCGCTCGATGGCGTGCCACAATTCCTCGCCGTAGTCGACTGACGCGAGCCGCACCTGAACCTGAGTGGGCTGCCCGTCCGATCCCGGCACTTCAATCGTCTCCAGCGGCGGCAGGTCGGGGAATCCGCCGGTGTTCGGCACGGCGTCCCCGTCCGCGATGTCGACGAAGCAGAGGGGCGGGAACAGCACACACCACCAGTTTTGCCCCTGGCCGGATCCGAGGGTGATGCGAAGCGCCTCATACTCTCCAGCCGGATATACTTGATTGCCGTAAATTTTGGTCGGGAACGGCACCTTGCCGACATCCGTGCGGACTGCATATGTAAAACCGTGCTGGCGAACCACTTTCGTCGCCAGCGCTTCAATCTGCGGTTCATGGTCAATCACGATTTGCTTCGCCTGTGCTTCGCTCTTGGCGCCTTTCAGCCACTGTGCAACCTGCACGACCACGGCGTTGCGCACGTCCAGCTTCACAGCCTGGTCGCTCGAACGGTCGCTGTTGGCGATGATGCGAAGCCGCAGCGCCTCGCTCGGAATGGGGGTATCGTGCGGCTCGGCGACATTGTACAAGGCGGCGTCCGCGTTCGACGCTTGTGCCTTGTTTTGCGCGTGCGCCGCCATCATGCGCCCGATGCCGACCACGCAGACTGCTGCCATCACCAACACGGCCAACCGTTTCGCAACCATTCTATCGACCTCCTACCATCTCTAGCAACAGTCTCGCCAGGAGATGATAGGTTTAAACCTTCAATCGTGAGATTTGCTGCGCTCCCCGGTGACGACGCGCGGAACCCCGCGCAGGTCGTCCAGCACCGAGAACCGCCATCCCTGCCACAGATGGGCATAATCTTCGGTGAAGAGGCGCTTCACCTGAACCGCCTGGTCAAATCCAACCTCCATGAACCACGCCGCAGGCCCGTCCAGGAATGCGCCGTCTCCCAGTGCCGCAAAGCGCCGGTAGTAGGCTAGGCCATCCGGCCCTCCATCCAGCGCCAAACGGGGTTCGTGGCCGCGCACCTCGACGGCTAACCCGGGCAAATCCCCGGTGGGGATGTAGGGCGGATTGCTCACCAGGACCTGGATGGGATGGTGTTGCAGCCACACGAACCCGTCGCCGACGTGAATGGCGACCGATGCCTGTAAGGCTGCCGCATTCTCAGCCGCAATGGCTGCCGCATCTTCGGAGAGGTCGACCGCCGTGACGACAGCATCCGGGCACTCGAGGGCAATCGTGATCGCTAAAGCACCGCTGCCGCAGCCAAAGTCCAGCACCTGTGCAGCGGGCAGATGGGCGCGGATCCACGAAACGGCCGCGGCGGCCAGCACCTCGGTTTCTGGGCGCGGTATGAGGCAGCCCGGACGCACACGAAAGAGTCGGCCGTAAAATCCAGCCTGTCCCGTCAGGTATTGCAGCGGCTCCCCTGCGGCGCGGCGGTGAACCAGCGCAGCCAATTGCTCCGCCGCACTGGGTTTTAGCCCTTCACGAAGCGACACGACGAGCTGCGTCCTGGTCAAGCCCGTGACGTGCAGCAGCAGGGTCTCTGCCTCGGCGCGTGCCCGCACTGGGTCGGTCACCGGATCTGCGTCCCGCTGCAAAAAAGAAGAAGCCCAGGCCAAGGCTTCCCCCGTGGTTCGAAATGGATAGGATGTTTCGCGTTCGTTCACGTTACGCCTCCACCGCTTCCGCCAGACGTTCCGTTTGCTCGGCGACCGAAAGAGCGTTGATGATTTCGTCGAGATCGCCATCCAGAATCGACTCAATCCGATGCAGCGTCAAGCCAATCCGATGGTCCGTCACCCGGCTCTGCGGGAAGTTGTAGGTGCGGATGCGCTCGCTCCGATCGCCCGTTCCGACCTGCCCTTTCCGCTGTGCCGCAAGTTCCTGTTGCTGCTCCATCTCGTACTTCTCGTACAGCCTGGCCCGCAGCACCCGCATCGCTTTGTCGCGGTTCTTCAACTGGGACTTTTCGTCCTGGCATGAGACAACGATCCCGGTGGGCAAGTGGGTGATGCGCACCGCCGACTGGGTGGTATTGACACTTTGTCCGCCCGGCCCCGTCGAACAAAAGGTATCGATGCGAATGTCCTTTTCGTTGATTTCAACTTGAATGTCTTCGACTTCCGGCAACACCGCAACGGTGGCAGTGGAGGTGTGAATGCGTCCGCCAGATTCGGTCACCGGAACACGCTGCACTCGATGTGTGCCGCTCTCATACTTCA
Above is a genomic segment from Alicyclobacillus cycloheptanicus containing:
- the prmC gene encoding peptide chain release factor N(5)-glutamine methyltransferase produces the protein MNERETSYPFRTTGEALAWASSFLQRDADPVTDPVRARAEAETLLLHVTGLTRTQLVVSLREGLKPSAAEQLAALVHRRAAGEPLQYLTGQAGFYGRLFRVRPGCLIPRPETEVLAAAAVSWIRAHLPAAQVLDFGCGSGALAITIALECPDAVVTAVDLSEDAAAIAAENAAALQASVAIHVGDGFVWLQHHPIQVLVSNPPYIPTGDLPGLAVEVRGHEPRLALDGGPDGLAYYRRFAALGDGAFLDGPAAWFMEVGFDQAVQVKRLFTEDYAHLWQGWRFSVLDDLRGVPRVVTGERSKSHD
- the prfA gene encoding peptide chain release factor 1; translation: MFDRLESTLARYNQLSEWLCDPAVISDPAKLRDYSKEQAELADTVEAYKQYKQVTQQLQEAKQMLQEKLDDEMRELVKAEIDELVEAEERLQSELQRLLLPRDPNDDKNVFLEVRGAAGGDEAALFASQLLRMYMRYAERHNWKTEVIDAHYTDIGGLKEATLSIQGKGAYSKLKYESGTHRVQRVPVTESGGRIHTSTATVAVLPEVEDIQVEINEKDIRIDTFCSTGPGGQSVNTTQSAVRITHLPTGIVVSCQDEKSQLKNRDKAMRVLRARLYEKYEMEQQQELAAQRKGQVGTGDRSERIRTYNFPQSRVTDHRIGLTLHRIESILDGDLDEIINALSVAEQTERLAEAVEA
- the spoIIR gene encoding stage II sporulation protein R codes for the protein MVAKRLAVLVMAAVCVVGIGRMMAAHAQNKAQASNADAALYNVAEPHDTPIPSEALRLRIIANSDRSSDQAVKLDVRNAVVVQVAQWLKGAKSEAQAKQIVIDHEPQIEALATKVVRQHGFTYAVRTDVGKVPFPTKIYGNQVYPAGEYEALRITLGSGQGQNWWCVLFPPLCFVDIADGDAVPNTGGFPDLPPLETIEVPGSDGQPTQVQVRLASVDYGEELWHAIERVL
- a CDS encoding L-threonylcarbamoyladenylate synthase — its product is MQIWHNQPSEIRAAAAVLRAGGLVAFPTETVYGLGANAWLEGAVRKVFAAKGRPADNPLIVHVPGIRWLDGVVSNVAALPEPVRRAMAAFWPGPLTLLMPAHARLAPSVHPNLTMVGVRVPDHPLALALLEAAGCPVAAPSANQSGKPSPTTAGDVMEDMAERIDGVIDGGPCPIGVESTVVAIGRDQATIYRPGGVSKEALEEVLGIPVALDRHLLLRHADGGAPSAGRPGGVGPSGGVGPSGGVGPSGGMGQPLAPGMKYRHYAPNAAVTVWTGEKARVTDVIRTFAADPGRAPVAIIAPNRVRPEAVRLALTDTEPAGQAAGGRGAEREPRERAGTGAGVEGELADGRTRPVDWWPDPGESYVESLSRNLYRLLRAFDRCGAKSIAVAGVPPEGLGLAVMNRLEKASEGRVYRV